In Betta splendens chromosome 3, fBetSpl5.4, whole genome shotgun sequence, the genomic window CCATTGTGTAAAAGCTGTTTGTTCAGTTGGTCAGAGCCACTAAAGCCTCCACCACGTTGCCCATGTGTTCCCTGAGGCTGCGCTCAGCCACGGCCCTTGAAATCTCCATCTCCGACATCTGCACAGCAACAGATATTACAATATGAAGTATTCCCAAAATACAGTTTAAGAATCCAACACAACAGTCAAAAAAGTGTATTGAGTGgctaaaacagaaagaaaagggaTGGAGATGTGAACATGCTCGTCTCAGTGATGGCACCACTAAGGTGAAAACTGTAAACCTTCATAGTTTTACAACAACTAAATAAATGACAGGATATCTGTACACTTCAGGCCCTGCGATGTATCAGAAGCAGGCGTGTGGTTTTACCATGAAAAATACTTACAATTAGTTCTACATCTTCCTTCTTGATGGTGACTTTGGCCAATTCTTTTTCTCTGAAAGTCCAAAATTAAACATTCAGTCTGCATTTCTGCCGTCAACAGGGTGTGGGACATCAGATCTCAGCATTAACACGGGTCTTACCTCTCTTGTTTGGCTTTCTGTTCCCGTGACCTTCTGTCTCCGATCACAGACATGGCCTAGAAAAGAAAATCCTGTAATTCCACCTGTTTGTAAAGTAATGTCACAACATCCACAAATTCGCTACAGTTTGAATCCTACAGGGAAATTTAGGGGACACAATGTATTTCTACAAGACTTGTGTTAATTAGTCAAACATTCATCTGTAATACTGCAGTATGACTGCCATCAAAACATCTGAACCAGTGACTGCACCATTCATTGACAAGCTGTTGTAACACAGACCATATTGGGACAGTGGCTTTGAAGTCACTAACCATCAAACTGGAAAAGCAGTGGGGATCAACAAAGtgaatattaaatttaatttttttattttactgaagATTTGGCAAAACATTGCACGAACCCTGAAAACAATCTTACAAGAACTGTTGACATATTGGTCAACGGAAATAACAGAGATAACTAACGTTGCTAACCCTATAATAGCTGATACTGTTCACATAAAATCATGTCTAATTTAGAAACTCAACATTGTACAATACAAGTTTACACATTAAACACCTGAAATTGTTTGGTGTACAGCCAGACGAGGCAGCTGCGGCCGCGTGGCTAACGGTAAGCTAAGCTAGGGTGACGTTAGCCCGGCAGCTCACCGTTTCTAAATCAGAGCTGGAGATTTCCTTCTCCTCCGCATAATCCGTGACTCTCTCCAGGTCCGCGGCTCCGCTGTCATGTTTGCGAGGCTTTTCTGCCGGCTTTCCAGTGCAGTTTTCCTCGGCTTCCAGGTCCAAATCTACGTCTCCTTCTGCCGCCATGTTAGCTACAGTGAGGCCGGAACCAAAGAGAAATGTCCCACCGAAGGTAGGAGGGAAAACCGTGAGAGACCGGATATGACAAAGGAGAACTACGAAAATTACATTTGAAAGAAAGTTGTAGTCCGGAAGTTGCATTTTCagcaaaaaaaacttttaaatatTTGGTTATAGTTAAATTGATCTAAAGCTTCTATTTACCATTTACTATGCAACTTAAATTTAACAAGTTGGGAAGTGCTGGTGTTGAAGTATCAATCAAAGCCACTTGTGTTGTGTGTAGAGCCTCATTAATATATAaatttactttatttagaatatttttatgttttatctattgtttactTTTAAGAGGTATACAAATCAAACCAGTAACAGTCTCACAGATTCCTTGTCAAGTTTCTGAATTACTGATACCCTGTAAATAatggggatcaataaagtatgtcttAAGTCGATTTCCTTTTTATGTATCTAATTTATCTACTGGCTTGTTATTGTTGCAGAGAAAATGAGAATCAGTGAGTGTTAGTAGATTACGTGGTCAGGTATCGGTTTTACAGATTAATGTGTGCTCCTCCTTATTCTATTCCTGTCTCCTGTAAGAGGTTTACTGGTAGATGTAGAACTATCCTCAACAGATTTCCTGTGACTCTTTACTTTTCAAGCCCTTTCGTATGTTTGAGCTTCAGTCCACCCACTGTAATGAGCTTAAAGGAAAGAGGAACCTGTCCACACTGTCAGTCTAGAGCAGGAGTGAAAACCCCATCAGCGCTTTGTGGCTTTTCAAACTTGACGAGGTGTGAGTGGTCGCGGAGGCCGGAGGAATGACCCCGGGGCCAGAGAGGAGTCTCTGTCGTCACGCTAACCCCTTCATCCTGATCtatgactgacagctgtccaACTGTGTGGAGCTGTGGTCTCAGGCCTTAGGGACATGATGTCAGGACGGTCTCTTCGGTCTCAGGTAAGAGCAACCAACAAAGATGCTGAGATGTGAAACATAACATAAATGAATTCTAAAACAATGGACAGTTCAAGGTTAACAGCCCAAAGCTGAACATCAATAAGATATGGGATGTGCAGAAAAACAACTATTAGTAACAGACATATAGTTCTATGTCCACAGGATATGATTGGAAACATGCTCACAAATATACAAATGTATAAATGCACATTTACCTAAACCAACAAGACAATTAGAAATAATTAGAATGGTCTCCTATGGGGATAATTAAAGGCCTGACCTCAGATTCTCTGGTAGTGCATTAAGTCACTAACACTGAACTACCATGGGACCATTAATGACTAGTCACTCAGCTCCTGTGCCCGTTCCAGCAAAGCTTTACTTTACGTTGGTGTAGGAACAAGCGAGGCACGTAAAGCAAACAGCAAGGATGGCAGAGGGACATGGTGTAACTTCTAGTTAAccttttacagtagcttgaagAAGCACAAAACCTTAAATTATTCAATGCATCCAAGCTGTGCGACATCTGTGAGTCTGTAAGAATCttgaaacattgcattttaaaaagctgaatttaAAGTTTTGTTTAGCTTCTCCCATATCATGACATCACAGACCTGTCTTGTGGCTAAAACAACTTCATCAGGGAAACCTTCCTGGGGCTAAGTCGATTAGAACATTTTGGATTTGGCCCAACAGCTGTAATGTGGTAGTTTCCAGGATTCCTCTGGGTTAAAAGCGTTCTATTGGTGAAACAGAAGATACGGTGGGGCTCTGACTTGGATGGTTCCAGTCAGTGTCTGCGGTGAACACGTGTTGCTCGCCGGGTCCAGGCTGCTGTGGTCCAGCATTCCTGGGGGCCCCTTTCACTCTCACATAATTGCTGCAGCCttgtgggagaggaggaagtgccagagggaacaaacacaaacaaattagCGGATGCAAATCACTGCTTCAGAGAAAGCGCTCGATCTATGGCTCAGGGTTGCGCAATAATAACTGGATGACATCCAGAAGCTGTTTACGTGAAAACCACGACCAAATGATCCGGTCAATGTTCATTTAGGACTTAAATGAAGCAGGGACCAGCTTCTGCTCAATACTGGAATTTATAAAAGTTTTATATATGTCTATACATGGCCTCAACCAGTGGGAACGCTCCATCCCATAGAAGCACAAGACACAATGAGCCCATTCATTGCTGACAATCTGAGGAATCTGATTGGGCTCAGATTATGAAACAATCTCACGGAGCGCAAAACGCTGAAGTCTGGAGGTAAAGAGGAAGATGCTCATGTTTTAATGTATAATATTGCTCATGGTTTATTACTTGTCTGTGTTACTGACTGACAGTAGCTGTGGACGAGGTTACTCAGAATCACACTAATAATCCTGTTGCTGCTCTGAGACCTTTCATTCACTTCAAGCCTCTTAGTCTGAACCACGCTCACCTCTGACGTTCCTGCTTATTTAACCTGGCTTCTTACGTGGTTCTTAGAAAGCGACTGGAACCAGAAGGTCCAGGCTCTGGCACTGAAGCTGCCCGTACTATTACGCTGTGGTATTGTTACCTGTGATTAAGTGAAAGCAACTCCTTCTTTCTTTGTTGCACTACTGAGCAAATgagtaaacaacaacaataataacaatacccatccatcatctgaaaCACTGTCCTCTTAGAGGTTGggttaatatattattattattattattattattattattattattattattattattattattattattattattattattattattattattattattattattattattattattattattattattattattattattattaacaacatcaataacaataatgatacAGTTAACGGTGAGAGTGTTGTGTCAGGTTTGAAGCTAATCCAGTGACCTGATGGCCATTTACAGCTTTGGCTCAGGACAGTTAGTGACCGCTGTGCTGTTGAGAAAAGGAAACTAGACGAGTGTGTTGGAGGCGACGGAGCTGCAGCTCGTGTTCGGTCTGGGCTGATGAAGGTCGTCCTGGCAGAGCGTAGGGACGACGGATTACCCCAGCGCTCCGCCCTGCACACTAACCTAAATCTGAGCCCCTGCACTCAGCACTTTGTAACAACTAACACACTTTCATTTCACCGCTGACAACAAGCTCAATATTTCTCTGCGTGTCAGTAAGAGATGACGGATCAGAGCCTTTACTACGTTATTACACCTCATAAATGTTCCCAGTTCAGCATGAAGACACCGCTGCTGTGGCAGCACTAAACCTGAAGGTGTCTTAGCAAATGTCTGGACGCTCCCACATCAGGCTTCCAGGATTCCAGGTCTGACCCTGTGGAAGGTGGTTTTAGGTCATTTTGGTTTTTTCTGGCCTCCTTTGGCTGCATTTAAGGACCTAAACCCACTGGGTTGCTCCGTATTAAGTTGTCCGGCCCACTTCAGGGTTTCTGGGTCGTAACGCAGTCATGACAACTTGCTGGGATTATGGACGTGGCCTCGTTCTGTAAGTAACACACAGACTGGGACCTGCACCAGGCCTGCTGGCTCAGCAGCGGACCTGGAAACGTGTCAGGCGTCAGCGTCCAGAAATCACACAGGgtaattgtttaattttgtAAATCTGGATTAAACACGAGTGTTACCCAATCCTGTTTCACTGCTGGGCTTGGGCTTGTGGGGGAAGGGACGTGAGGGACAGATGGGACGGTcgacctcctccctcctccctctcacagACTCCCTCCTAATCTGAGCGGGCAGGACGGGGGAGGACGCCGGGCATTTGCCAACACCTCTCCCTCTTTTCTGGCAGCGGCCGGCGCAGCGGCTGAGCCGATGCAGCCGGGATTTGGGCAAAAAGCAACCTATTCCGCGCTGAGGCCGAAGTGGAGCAGCTAAACcggcgctggtgctggttcCGGTGCCGAGGCTTCTGGATGAGGAGCCGTGCAGGACTGGATTTACTGCTAATCCAGCAGCCAGGAGCTCGCAGGGATCTGCTGCTGCGCGTTGCCTGACAGGCCCAGTCAGAGGAGCGGAGGACGTGAGGATGCCGTCGTTGCAGGCTCTCTGAGGAGCGCTGTCTCTGCGGGACGTTCATGGCCAAATGTAGAGGCCTGGTGGCCGAGGAAAAGCAGCTCAGGGGCACGATGTCGGCCTCTCAGGGGATGAACCGCAGCGGCGTCTACAACTACTTCCTCAACATGGTGGCCTATCAGGTGAGAGCTGAGCAGCCACAGCTGGAGGCCGAGGCTTCCAGGGTCACAGGTGCCCGTTGGAGCAGCGTCCCACTCCATACTGTGAGAGCCTTTGGGAAAGATAAAAGTGCAGGAGTGTAAAATACTGAATACGAGAACGTATGGATAAAGAGAGTAAGTTCCTGTTACAAGTTTTACTCTGAGGAAGTCGACTGAGTTGACTGAGTCGACAGCTGCACATGAAGCTGCTTCCATGCACAGCAGGTCGTCAGCTGTGAGACGGACCCTGCGTTAGAACCAGTCGCTTGTTTGGGGGGTTCGGATTTGAGGGTCAGCAGGTGGTTCGGTTCTGAGGGTTGGAGTGTTGATCCGGACTCTTTTCACCCTGGTTCATTGCAGCTTTGTAGATCCCAGTGCGGGGATGGAAGCTGCTTATTGATCATCCCATCTGATATTGTAAACAGTCACCTAATTGGTTTGAAAACTAAAACTTCTCTGAAGCCGTTTCAGTAGCTTTTAGTGGATTTGAGTCTGTGAGTAATGGAACTATTTCTGCAGATTGATCACAACCTCCTGCTGTAGTAATGTGTAATAAGGTAGGTCTCACCAGTATAACACAGTCAGGCTCCTCACTCGGCCACATTGACCAGGTCACTGAATGATGATGTTTAAAGCCAGGAATCATGGGAAATGAAGGCTGTGAACACATAGTGGCTGCTGCCTCCAGAAGTTAAACATTAGGTTCAAAAGTTGGGAACAGcatgtttaatattcatcttgtGACAATGataaacacttacagtaaaacaCGAGAAGATgcctaattaaaaaaatgcagatgCATAATTTTCTAAACGatgcatttacattaaacagCTTGTTCACGTTCTCAAAGCAATTTTCTGCATCTTACAAACTAATGTATGAAAGTTAATGTAAACAGGGCCGAGGTAAATATGGATCACTGGTGCATTAGGAATGTGATTCATGCAGGATTATCTCTCAGATTAACTAGATACGAGGACACATGAAACTCTGTGATCATCTGCAGCCTCTCGCTGGGGTACAGTTGGAAGTTTCCAAATATCTGCCTGTCCTCATAGACTCTTTATCCTGGATGCTCTGCTTTGTTGTCCTATACAACGGATGACCTGTGACCTTGGAGTATGCTGGACATATAACCTAGAATTCCTACA contains:
- the hypk gene encoding huntingtin-interacting protein K; the encoded protein is MAAEGDVDLDLEAEENCTGKPAEKPRKHDSGAADLERVTDYAEEKEISSSDLETAMSVIGDRRSREQKAKQEREKELAKVTIKKEDVELIMSEMEISRAVAERSLREHMGNVVEALVALTN